A genomic stretch from Coffea arabica cultivar ET-39 chromosome 10c, Coffea Arabica ET-39 HiFi, whole genome shotgun sequence includes:
- the LOC113713299 gene encoding uncharacterized protein, with protein MAVVDDSFKKPGAVPFKWEVRPGVPKAQLQQPEQHQQKRRSFHCSPSFVLRQQLQEQLKDAANKNSDCGALPDTPTKLAPPPAGFYFQAEPRTRSLPSAPRTRSERYHFDNSTVAQPENVLSSGCFPTSPLLISMKNDRKKTKKQHKLKVRPESKSDPDCASDLGKLSPWSVSSRASMSPFWDSPSSSSFSSRRSSPRPVNDAEWAGFGLF; from the coding sequence ATGGCCGTGGTGGATGATTCATTTAAGAAGCCAGGGGCTGTTCCATTCAAGTGGGAGGTCCGACCCGGAGTCCCAAAGGCCCAACTCCAACAACCCGAACAACATCAACAAAAAAGAAGATCTTTTCATTGCAGTCCTTCATTTGTTCTCAGACAGCAGCTGCAGGAACAACTAAAGGACGCAGCAAACAAGAATTCAGATTGTGGTGCATTGCCTGACACCCCAACAAAACTTGCACCTCCACCTGCCGGATTCTACTTTCAGGCGGAGCCCCGTACCCGATCCCTTCCGTCCGCTCCTCGAACCCGTTCGGAGCGCTACCATTTCGACAACTCCACTGTCGCACAACCCGAGAATGTATTATCCAGTGGATGCTTTCCAACATCTCCTTTGCTCATCAGCATGAAGAATgatagaaagaaaacaaagaagcaGCACAAGCTTAAGGTCCGACCTGAGTCCAAGTCCGACCCTGACTGTGCTTCGGATCTTGGAAAGTTGTCCCCTTGGTCAGTTTCAAGTAGAGCGTCCATGTCTCCTTTCTGGGATtctccatcttcttcttcattttcatccCGCCGGTCATCACCCCGGCCGGTGAACGATGCCGAGTGGGCTGGCTTTGGGCTATTTTAG
- the LOC113713468 gene encoding replication factor C subunit 2-like isoform X2, whose product MPELYKSRVLELNASDDRGINVVRTKIKDFAAVAVGSGRQGGYPCPPYKIIILDEADSMTEDAQNALRRTMETYSKVTRFFFICNYISRIIEPLASRCAKFRFKPLTEDIMNNRILYICQEEGLSLDSDALATLSSISQGDLRRAITYLQSAARLFGSSISSRDLISVSGVIPEDVVQALYSACRSGNFDLADKEVKNVIAEGYPVSQMLSQLFDLVVEADDISDEQKARICKKLGEADKCLVDGADEYLQLLDVASKTMQALCNLPQELCYES is encoded by the exons AT GCCTGAACTCTATAAATCAAGAGTATTGGAGCTAAATGCTAGTGATGACCGTGGAATTAATGTCGTTCGAACTAAAATAAAAGATTTTGCTGCAGTTGCTGTTGGTTCTGGTCGTCAAGG AGGCTATCCTTGCCCCCCTTACAAGATCATAATCCTTGATGAGGCAGATTCAATGACTGAAGATGCTCAG AATGCCCTACGACGTACTATGGAAACATACTCAAAAGTTACAagatttttcttcatttgtaATTACATCAGCAG gaTTATTGAACCACTCGCTTCTAGATGCGCTAAGTTCAGATTCAAGCCACTAACGGAAGATATTATGAACAACAGAATCCTCTACATTTGCCAAGAGGAAGGCCTTAGTCTTGATTCAGAT GCTCTTGCAACATTAAGTTCTATATCACAAGGAGATCTCCGTAGGGCTATAACATACTTACAG AGTGCTGCTCGCTTGTTTGGATCTTCTATTTCATCCAGAGACTTAATTAGTGTTTCTGGG GTTATTCCTGAGGATGTTGTTCAGGCTCTCTATTCAGCTTGCAGAAGTGGTAATTTTGACCTTGCAGACAAGGAAGTCAAGAATGTAATAGCTGAAGGATATCCAGTTTCTCAGATGCTCTCTCAG TTGTTCGATTTAGTTGTTGAGGCAGATGACATATCAGATGAACAGAAGGCAAGAATATGCAAGAAATTGGGCGAAGCAGATAAG TGTCTTGTTGATGGAGCAGATGAATATTTGCAGCTGCTGGATGTGGCCAGCAAAACGATGCAAGCACTTTGTAACCTGCCACAAGAATTATGTTATGAGAGTTAG
- the LOC113713468 gene encoding replication factor C subunit 2-like isoform X1 yields the protein MAPLLQTSQPWVEKYRPKQVKDVAHQDEVVRVLTNTLETANCPHMLFYGPPGTGKTTTALAIAHQLFGPELYKSRVLELNASDDRGINVVRTKIKDFAAVAVGSGRQGGYPCPPYKIIILDEADSMTEDAQNALRRTMETYSKVTRFFFICNYISRIIEPLASRCAKFRFKPLTEDIMNNRILYICQEEGLSLDSDALATLSSISQGDLRRAITYLQSAARLFGSSISSRDLISVSGVIPEDVVQALYSACRSGNFDLADKEVKNVIAEGYPVSQMLSQLFDLVVEADDISDEQKARICKKLGEADKCLVDGADEYLQLLDVASKTMQALCNLPQELCYES from the exons ATGGCGCCATTGCTGCAGACCTCGCAGCCCTGGGTTGAGAAATA TCGACCGAAGCAAGTGAAGGATGTGGCGCACCAAGACGAGGTCGTTCGAGTCCTAACCAACACTCTTGAGACTGCCAAT TGCCCTCATATGCTATTTTATGGACCTCCCGGCACTGGCAAAACCACCACGGCCCTCGCCATTGCTCATCAACTTTTCGG GCCTGAACTCTATAAATCAAGAGTATTGGAGCTAAATGCTAGTGATGACCGTGGAATTAATGTCGTTCGAACTAAAATAAAAGATTTTGCTGCAGTTGCTGTTGGTTCTGGTCGTCAAGG AGGCTATCCTTGCCCCCCTTACAAGATCATAATCCTTGATGAGGCAGATTCAATGACTGAAGATGCTCAG AATGCCCTACGACGTACTATGGAAACATACTCAAAAGTTACAagatttttcttcatttgtaATTACATCAGCAG gaTTATTGAACCACTCGCTTCTAGATGCGCTAAGTTCAGATTCAAGCCACTAACGGAAGATATTATGAACAACAGAATCCTCTACATTTGCCAAGAGGAAGGCCTTAGTCTTGATTCAGAT GCTCTTGCAACATTAAGTTCTATATCACAAGGAGATCTCCGTAGGGCTATAACATACTTACAG AGTGCTGCTCGCTTGTTTGGATCTTCTATTTCATCCAGAGACTTAATTAGTGTTTCTGGG GTTATTCCTGAGGATGTTGTTCAGGCTCTCTATTCAGCTTGCAGAAGTGGTAATTTTGACCTTGCAGACAAGGAAGTCAAGAATGTAATAGCTGAAGGATATCCAGTTTCTCAGATGCTCTCTCAG TTGTTCGATTTAGTTGTTGAGGCAGATGACATATCAGATGAACAGAAGGCAAGAATATGCAAGAAATTGGGCGAAGCAGATAAG TGTCTTGTTGATGGAGCAGATGAATATTTGCAGCTGCTGGATGTGGCCAGCAAAACGATGCAAGCACTTTGTAACCTGCCACAAGAATTATGTTATGAGAGTTAG
- the LOC113714168 gene encoding uncharacterized protein, producing MTALVCRKRSFLEAIQSPSPLPITKKLRCFSLPHPVQVSPQQQWPTSPTLLDRLIIAFPDMDRELLEKAVEECGSSDLDSTIKKLHELRLGCQATMTRDVCTASNILPVDGAGWVELLVQEMMKATSIEDARSRATKVLESLEKSIKVFDKEQISMKEKIEWIVKENGILKRAVAIQHERQKDYDGRNQEVQQLKQLVAQYQEQLRSLEAKNYALRMYLRQADHQGNSMIPDHCNPDVF from the exons ATGACTGCTCTAGTGTGTCGAAAGAGATCTTTCTTGGAAGCTATTCAATCGCCGTCTCCCCTGCCCATCACCAAGAAGCTCCGCTGCTTTTCCCTGCCTCATCCCGTTCAGGTTTCGCCGCAGCAGCAGTGGCCAACCTCGCCAACCCTTCTTGATCGGCTGATAATTGCTTTTCCTGACATGGATCGTGAGCTTCTTGAGAAAGCAGTGGAAGAATGCGGCAGTAGCGACTTGGATTCCACTATTAAAAAGCTGCATGAGCTTCGCCTTGGATGTCAAGCAACCATGACGAGAGATGTTTGCACGGCGAGCAATATTCTTCCGGTCGATGGAGCGGGATGGGTGGAACTGTTGGTGCAGGAGATGATGAAAGCTACGAGCATAGAGGATGCCAGATCCCGTGCCACGAAGGTCTTGGAGAGCTTAGAGAAATCCATCA AGGTTTTTGACAAGGAACAGATTTCGATGAAGGAGAAAATTGAATGGATTGTGAAAGAGAATGGGATTCTGAAAAGGGCTGTGGCCATCCAGCATGAAAGGCAGAAGGATTACGATGGAAGAAATCAAGAAGTGCAGCAGCTGAAGCAACTGGTGGCTCAGTATCAAGAACAGTTGAGAAGTCTTGAGGCGAAGAATTATGCCTTGAGAATGTACCTGCGCCAGGCTGATCACCAAGGCAACTCTATGATCCCTGATCATTGTAATCCGGATGTCTTTTAA